A single genomic interval of Cellvibrio sp. PSBB023 harbors:
- the metH gene encoding methionine synthase, which produces MTIPAPLKTRIDALNDAITQRILILDGGMGTMIQSYKLQEADYRGARFADYHMDIAGNNDLLSITKPEVIREIQRAYLEAGADILETNTFNSTRISMADYDMEELSFELNFASAKLARELCDEFTARNPAKPRFVAGVLGPTSRTCSISPDVNDPGARNVTFDQLVENYLESMDGLVKGGADIILIETIFDTLNAKAAVFAVKRYFDNVGFELPIMISGTITDASGRTLSGQTTEAFYNSLAHARPLSMGLNCALGAKELRQYVQELSRVANCFVSAHPNAGLPNEFGEYDQTAQEMVDIVEEFAASGFLNIIGGCCGTTPAHIKALADVMSKYAPRKIPDIEPACRLSGLEPFNITKDSLFVNVGERCNVTGSARFKKLIVEEDYSTALEVALEQVENGAQVIDINMDEGMLDAEKAMVRFLNLIAGEPDIARVPIMVDSSKWDVIEAGLKCIQGKPIVNSISLKEGEEEFLQKAKLCMRYGAAVVVMAFDETGQADTMARKKEICERSYRTLVDKLDFPPEDIIFDPNIFAVATGIEEHNNYAVDFIEATRWIRTNLPHAGVSGGVSNVSFSFRGNNPVREAIHSVFLYHAIKAGMNMGIVNASQLAVYDDLPQELKDKVEDVILNRHSGGTEALLDIADKYRGDGSTGEAKEDAEWRSLPIAKRIEHSLVKGISTHIVEDTEEARQHYPRPLDVIEGPLMDGMNVVGDLFGAGKMFLPQVVKSARVMKQSVAYLQPFIEAEKTEASKPNGKILMATVKGDVHDIGKNIVGVVLQCNNFEVVDLGVMVPCDKILDTAIEQNCDIIGLSGLITPSLDEMVFVAREMERKGINKPLMIGGATTSKAHTAVKIDPVFKLNQVVYVADASRAVGVASTLLSDELRPKFVEDLKQEYIEVRERNANRKPRGTVRSYPEAIAKGLKLNWDNYTPPAPAFTGVKVFEDYDLNTLVDFIDWTPFFISWDLVGKYPKILEDEIVGEAARNLFADAQQMLRKLIDEKLIRANGVIGFWPANTINSDDIAVYDADGKQINTLHHIRQQHLKQGMESRPHYSLADFVAPKETGKQDYIGGFAVTTGIGAEELAKQYQDAGDDYNSIMVKALADRLAEAFAEHMHQRVRKEFWGYDRDENLSNEDLIKEQYKGIRPAPGYPACPDHTEKTQLFKLLDGEKNTGITLTEHFAMLPTAAVSGWYFAHPQAEYFNTGKIEKDQVESLAQRKGVSIQEIERWMSPVLAYEPGAGEQQDI; this is translated from the coding sequence ATGACGATTCCAGCTCCGCTCAAAACCCGCATAGACGCACTGAATGACGCCATTACCCAACGCATCCTGATTCTGGATGGTGGTATGGGCACCATGATCCAAAGCTATAAGCTGCAGGAGGCGGATTATCGCGGCGCGCGCTTTGCGGATTACCATATGGATATCGCCGGCAATAACGACTTGCTCAGCATCACCAAACCGGAAGTGATCCGCGAGATCCAGCGCGCCTACCTTGAAGCCGGCGCGGACATTCTGGAAACCAACACCTTCAACTCCACGCGTATTTCCATGGCCGATTACGACATGGAAGAGCTGAGCTTCGAGCTGAACTTTGCCTCCGCAAAACTCGCGCGCGAACTTTGCGACGAATTCACCGCACGCAATCCCGCCAAACCACGTTTTGTTGCCGGTGTACTCGGGCCAACCAGCCGCACCTGTTCTATTTCGCCGGATGTAAATGATCCCGGCGCGCGCAACGTGACCTTTGATCAGCTCGTTGAAAACTATCTGGAATCGATGGACGGTTTGGTCAAGGGCGGTGCCGATATTATTTTGATCGAAACTATTTTCGATACGCTCAATGCGAAAGCCGCGGTGTTTGCAGTAAAACGCTATTTTGATAACGTCGGTTTTGAATTGCCGATTATGATTTCCGGCACTATTACCGATGCCTCCGGCCGCACACTCTCTGGCCAAACCACAGAAGCCTTTTACAACTCTCTCGCCCATGCTCGCCCACTCAGCATGGGTTTGAACTGTGCACTGGGTGCAAAAGAATTACGTCAGTACGTACAAGAATTGTCGCGCGTTGCGAATTGTTTTGTAAGCGCGCACCCCAACGCCGGTTTGCCCAATGAATTTGGCGAGTACGACCAAACTGCACAAGAGATGGTGGATATTGTTGAAGAATTTGCGGCAAGCGGATTTTTAAATATTATCGGCGGCTGCTGCGGTACCACACCCGCGCATATCAAAGCACTCGCTGATGTGATGAGCAAATACGCTCCGCGCAAAATTCCTGATATCGAACCAGCATGCCGTCTCTCTGGTTTAGAGCCGTTCAACATCACTAAAGATTCGTTATTCGTAAACGTCGGCGAACGCTGTAACGTTACCGGTTCTGCACGCTTCAAAAAATTAATTGTAGAAGAAGATTATTCCACCGCACTCGAAGTGGCACTGGAGCAAGTGGAAAACGGTGCGCAGGTAATCGATATCAACATGGACGAAGGCATGCTTGATGCTGAAAAAGCCATGGTGCGTTTTTTGAATTTAATTGCCGGTGAACCGGATATCGCCCGCGTACCGATTATGGTGGATTCATCTAAATGGGATGTGATCGAAGCTGGCTTGAAATGTATTCAAGGCAAACCGATTGTAAACTCCATCAGTTTAAAAGAAGGCGAAGAAGAGTTTCTGCAAAAAGCCAAACTCTGTATGCGCTACGGTGCCGCCGTAGTCGTAATGGCATTTGATGAAACTGGCCAAGCCGATACTATGGCGCGTAAAAAAGAAATTTGTGAGCGCTCTTATCGCACGCTGGTCGACAAACTGGATTTCCCACCCGAAGACATTATTTTCGATCCAAATATTTTTGCGGTCGCCACCGGTATTGAAGAGCACAACAATTACGCGGTCGATTTTATTGAAGCCACCCGTTGGATTCGCACCAACCTGCCTCACGCAGGTGTAAGCGGTGGTGTGTCCAACGTGTCCTTCTCGTTCCGTGGCAACAACCCGGTGCGTGAGGCGATTCACTCGGTATTTTTGTACCACGCGATTAAAGCCGGCATGAACATGGGTATCGTTAACGCCAGCCAGTTGGCGGTGTACGACGATTTACCGCAAGAATTAAAAGACAAAGTTGAAGATGTAATCCTCAACCGTCACAGCGGCGGCACTGAGGCACTGCTCGATATCGCCGATAAATATCGTGGCGATGGCTCAACCGGTGAAGCGAAAGAAGATGCCGAATGGCGCTCACTGCCGATTGCAAAACGCATTGAACACTCTCTGGTAAAAGGGATTTCAACCCATATCGTTGAAGACACCGAAGAAGCGCGCCAACACTATCCTCGCCCACTCGATGTAATCGAAGGCCCACTCATGGATGGTATGAATGTGGTGGGTGATTTATTCGGCGCCGGTAAAATGTTTTTGCCACAAGTGGTGAAATCCGCGCGCGTCATGAAGCAATCCGTTGCCTATTTGCAACCCTTTATCGAAGCCGAGAAAACCGAAGCCTCAAAACCGAATGGCAAAATTTTGATGGCTACCGTAAAAGGCGATGTACACGACATCGGCAAAAATATTGTCGGCGTAGTGTTGCAGTGCAACAACTTTGAAGTGGTTGATCTTGGGGTAATGGTACCCTGCGATAAAATTCTGGACACCGCCATCGAACAAAACTGCGACATCATCGGCCTATCAGGTTTGATCACACCATCGCTGGACGAAATGGTATTTGTCGCGCGCGAAATGGAGCGTAAAGGCATTAACAAACCGCTAATGATCGGCGGCGCTACCACCTCCAAAGCACACACTGCGGTAAAAATTGATCCAGTATTTAAACTCAACCAAGTAGTCTACGTTGCGGATGCTTCACGCGCCGTAGGTGTCGCCAGCACATTACTGTCTGACGAACTGCGCCCCAAATTTGTGGAAGACCTCAAGCAAGAGTATATAGAGGTACGCGAGCGCAACGCCAACCGCAAACCACGCGGCACAGTGCGTTCCTACCCCGAAGCTATCGCCAAAGGGCTAAAACTGAATTGGGATAATTACACCCCACCAGCTCCTGCATTTACCGGCGTAAAAGTATTTGAAGATTACGATTTAAATACACTGGTGGATTTTATCGACTGGACGCCGTTTTTCATCAGTTGGGATCTCGTCGGGAAATACCCCAAAATACTAGAGGATGAAATTGTAGGCGAAGCCGCACGCAATTTATTTGCCGATGCACAACAGATGTTGCGTAAATTGATCGATGAAAAGCTGATTCGCGCCAACGGCGTGATTGGCTTCTGGCCAGCGAATACGATCAACAGCGATGACATCGCCGTATATGATGCGGATGGAAAGCAAATCAATACTTTGCACCACATCCGCCAGCAGCATTTAAAACAAGGCATGGAATCGCGCCCGCATTATTCACTCGCGGATTTTGTTGCACCGAAAGAAACCGGCAAACAGGATTACATCGGCGGCTTTGCGGTCACTACCGGCATAGGCGCAGAAGAACTCGCCAAGCAATATCAAGACGCAGGCGATGACTACAACAGCATCATGGTAAAAGCCCTCGCCGACCGCTTGGCTGAAGCCTTTGCCGAACACATGCATCAACGCGTGCGCAAAGAATTCTGGGGCTACGATCGCGATGAAAATCTATCCAACGAAGATTTAATCAAAGAACAATACAAAGGCATCCGCCCTGCCCCCGGTTATCCCGCCTGCCCGGATCACACCGAAAAAACGCAATTATTTAAATTGTTGGACGGCGAGAAAAATACCGGCATCACACTGACTGAGCATTTTGCGATGCTGCCAACTGCAGCAGTGTCTGGTTGGTATTTCGCGCATCCGCAAGCGGAGTATTTCAATACCGGCAAGATTGAGAAAGATCAGGTTGAGAGTTTGGCGCAGCGTAAGGGAGTTAGTATACAGGAGATTGAAAGATGGATGAGTCCGGTGTTGGCTTATGAGCCGGGTGCTGGCGAACAACAAGACATCTAA
- a CDS encoding GIY-YIG nuclease family protein, giving the protein MQFGRKVTVYLADASPSGIRHVEIANWSGQAVACPRSRLVELKDWHEAQRPGVYFLFEKQTAEVGDKVYVGESENVVKRLTQQDKDQEFWNEVIIFTSKDENLTKAHIKYLESRITSLAKIADRYKIENGNTPTESLLPRSDKDAMEEFIHNLKIVLGTLGHKVLEPIKIQSSQASTSTLSQYIFSFTVKGLLAKGQQTDDGFVLFKNSQVSDLFNPSMPGKLAQLKEDWVKDGTLTKTENHYLLTKDLLLSSSSYAAALVAGTARSGPQSWLNDNGDSLKIIEEILLKSAES; this is encoded by the coding sequence ATGCAATTCGGAAGAAAGGTCACAGTTTATTTAGCCGATGCCTCTCCTTCAGGTATACGCCATGTGGAAATAGCAAATTGGTCTGGGCAAGCAGTTGCTTGCCCACGAAGCAGGCTTGTGGAATTAAAAGATTGGCATGAAGCTCAAAGGCCGGGGGTCTATTTTTTATTTGAAAAGCAAACAGCTGAAGTGGGTGACAAAGTTTATGTTGGTGAATCGGAGAATGTCGTTAAAAGACTGACTCAACAAGATAAAGATCAGGAGTTTTGGAATGAGGTAATCATTTTCACGAGCAAAGATGAAAACTTGACTAAAGCACATATCAAATATCTTGAATCGCGTATTACCAGCCTAGCGAAAATCGCTGACAGATATAAAATTGAAAATGGCAACACCCCTACCGAATCACTTCTTCCTCGCTCAGATAAAGACGCAATGGAAGAATTTATCCATAATCTTAAAATCGTATTAGGTACTTTAGGCCATAAAGTTCTTGAGCCAATAAAAATACAATCATCTCAAGCGAGCACCTCAACACTAAGCCAATATATATTTAGTTTTACTGTAAAAGGATTATTGGCAAAAGGTCAGCAAACAGATGATGGATTCGTACTATTTAAGAACTCGCAAGTTTCAGATCTATTCAACCCCAGCATGCCAGGAAAACTAGCGCAACTTAAGGAAGATTGGGTAAAAGATGGAACGTTAACTAAAACCGAAAACCATTACCTTTTAACTAAAGATTTACTACTCAGCTCGTCATCTTATGCAGCCGCATTAGTCGCAGGAACAGCAAGATCAGGCCCACAAAGCTGGCTTAATGACAATGGAGATTCGCTAAAAATTATTGAAGAAATATTATTAAAAAGCGCAGAAAGTTAA
- a CDS encoding penicillin-binding protein, whose protein sequence is MTNPTNEDLIQALKIAFCYMPKAIEVNKYEYGDRYQTVLDHIQTVRETLLMNGIDPEEVYGEINPDITPNSSY, encoded by the coding sequence ATGACCAATCCAACAAATGAAGACCTGATTCAAGCATTAAAAATTGCCTTTTGTTATATGCCAAAAGCTATCGAAGTAAACAAATACGAATACGGTGATAGATACCAAACCGTGCTCGACCATATTCAAACGGTGAGAGAAACCCTACTGATGAACGGCATAGACCCTGAAGAGGTTTATGGTGAGATAAATCCCGACATAACGCCTAATTCTTCTTATTGA
- a CDS encoding porin family protein → MFTKTSAILSLAMISSVAAAQTDSEEGSNWRLHPEFSLGAGYGLTKLKDNEFKEDEAAKKIFALVKFNEYIGVEAAYIDFDKAGNDVLTLDADGKSLAVILEAPINQYFSLYAKGGQLWWDADASIAAINASDNYDGNEAFWGGGAKFRLSDNLDLRVEYERFDFNISRDEFDVLQQDDIGMDVDFASVSLQFTF, encoded by the coding sequence ATGTTCACTAAAACTTCTGCAATCCTGAGTCTTGCCATGATTTCTTCGGTTGCTGCTGCACAAACAGATTCAGAAGAAGGCAGTAATTGGCGATTACATCCTGAGTTTTCATTGGGTGCAGGTTATGGCCTTACCAAATTAAAGGATAATGAATTCAAAGAGGATGAAGCAGCCAAAAAGATATTTGCTCTGGTTAAATTTAACGAATACATCGGCGTGGAAGCAGCCTATATCGATTTTGATAAAGCCGGAAATGATGTATTAACGCTAGATGCGGACGGTAAGTCTCTAGCAGTTATTCTGGAAGCACCGATAAACCAATATTTTTCGCTTTATGCCAAAGGCGGTCAATTATGGTGGGATGCCGATGCTTCCATAGCAGCTATTAACGCCAGCGATAATTATGATGGTAACGAAGCATTTTGGGGTGGCGGTGCAAAATTCCGTTTGTCGGACAACCTTGATTTGCGTGTCGAATATGAGCGTTTCGATTTCAATATTTCACGCGATGAATTTGATGTGCTACAACAGGATGATATTGGTATGGATGTCGATTTTGCCAGTGTGAGTTTGCAGTTTACTTTTTAG
- the ybaK gene encoding Cys-tRNA(Pro) deacylase, which yields MTPAIKSLEKAKANFKIHEYSHDPAAESYGLEASEKLGVDASRVFKTLVVMLDAKEFAVGVIPVADMLSMKNIAKAAGAKKAAMADKVAVERITGYVLGGVSPLGQKKALRTFIDTSAQQQETIFVSAGRRGLEVEVKPAVFTQLLRTTFANLTQE from the coding sequence ATGACACCTGCCATTAAATCTCTGGAAAAAGCCAAAGCGAATTTTAAAATCCATGAATACAGCCATGACCCTGCAGCCGAATCCTACGGGCTGGAAGCCTCGGAAAAATTAGGGGTAGATGCCAGCCGCGTTTTTAAAACCTTGGTGGTCATGCTGGATGCAAAAGAGTTTGCCGTGGGCGTGATCCCTGTTGCGGACATGCTAAGCATGAAAAATATCGCCAAAGCCGCTGGCGCCAAAAAGGCAGCTATGGCCGACAAAGTGGCAGTTGAGCGCATTACCGGCTACGTATTAGGCGGCGTTAGCCCATTAGGACAAAAGAAAGCATTACGTACCTTTATTGATACCTCCGCACAACAACAAGAAACTATTTTTGTCAGCGCAGGGCGACGCGGCCTGGAAGTAGAAGTAAAGCCTGCTGTTTTTACCCAATTACTACGCACCACCTTTGCCAATCTGACCCAGGAATAA
- a CDS encoding helix-turn-helix transcriptional regulator → MNYQSMTNSAIAAELGERLERLRLAQNMTQQMLAEEIGITAKSYRQLVAGGGKLENMIAALRALNALDQLDNFLPDTPASPLEQLKLRGKQRQRARVTHYKTTAARDTDGVKEPGLDW, encoded by the coding sequence ATGAACTACCAATCCATGACCAACAGTGCCATTGCCGCCGAATTAGGCGAACGCCTTGAGCGCCTGAGGCTTGCGCAGAACATGACCCAGCAAATGCTGGCAGAAGAGATAGGCATTACCGCCAAAAGCTATCGCCAACTGGTGGCTGGCGGTGGCAAGCTGGAAAATATGATTGCTGCCCTGCGCGCCCTGAATGCGCTGGACCAATTGGACAACTTTTTACCCGATACCCCGGCAAGCCCACTCGAACAATTAAAACTGCGCGGCAAGCAACGCCAGCGCGCGCGCGTAACACACTACAAAACAACAGCAGCACGCGATACTGACGGCGTGAAAGAACCGGGGCTGGATTGGTAA
- a CDS encoding type II toxin-antitoxin system HipA family toxin has product MQNLAEVWLWDKLVGALAWAPQTATATFEYTPEWIKTGVQIAPLHMPSQADGTRIFHFPQLNHDTYKGLPACFADTLPDDFGNAVINAWLARSGRDAASFNPLERLLYSGKRGMGALEYAPALRQAHSSHSKLELESLISMAQQVLDQRAGLSSSLQHKGNDDLAAILQVGTSAGGARAKALVAINTTRTEIRSGQVDAPRDLNIIY; this is encoded by the coding sequence ATGCAAAACCTTGCGGAAGTATGGCTGTGGGACAAGCTGGTAGGCGCCCTTGCCTGGGCCCCACAAACAGCAACGGCAACCTTTGAGTACACCCCGGAATGGATAAAAACGGGGGTGCAAATTGCCCCCTTGCACATGCCCAGCCAAGCGGATGGCACGCGCATTTTTCATTTTCCCCAACTCAATCACGATACCTATAAAGGGCTGCCAGCCTGTTTTGCCGACACCCTGCCGGATGATTTTGGCAATGCGGTGATCAACGCCTGGCTGGCACGTAGCGGGCGCGATGCAGCGAGTTTTAATCCACTTGAGCGGCTGCTTTACAGTGGCAAGCGCGGTATGGGCGCCCTTGAGTATGCCCCCGCACTGCGGCAGGCACACAGTTCTCACAGCAAACTGGAACTGGAATCGCTGATTAGCATGGCGCAACAAGTACTGGATCAGCGCGCGGGCCTGAGCAGTTCACTGCAACACAAAGGGAATGACGATTTAGCGGCGATCCTGCAAGTAGGCACATCCGCCGGTGGCGCACGCGCCAAGGCTCTGGTTGCAATTAACACTACACGCACCGAAATTCGCTCAGGACAAGTGGATGCCCCGAGGGATTTGAACATTATTTATTAA
- a CDS encoding CvpA family protein — MKITTLVFFALLIFFIWRGYQKGFIGSITRILSWVVAYPAALIFTPMTANLLMQHTALTGVIVYFVAGAGIFLLVSFVVSLLLTGIGKLIPDNKITNTGSKIGGAGVGVLVGALTGLLAVYLLGLLLPAGLPATQSALHTKPPAEAINTNPAANSSPGTAVPALRDLQQANDSFIEASAKKLMGTAAATLVDLAVEDKTASQVAKAFVQDPQAMLGHVQQMSHSGQMQSLLADENVQSLLTTGDTQALTRNPEFKALIENPSMQALMAQSDVSSDAGTQAAAEKMVYAWNRVQMLKHDPRVIAIVTDPEFQQQLNATNKLPLMMNPKLNQLTQIIFSQETIAANGMSGYEVVDQTQYQPADSKGEDNTDTPTRIYRWTDENGQVHFSDQPAAPAEKQP; from the coding sequence ATGAAAATCACTACCCTTGTCTTTTTTGCGTTACTTATCTTTTTTATTTGGCGCGGCTACCAAAAAGGTTTTATCGGTTCCATCACCCGTATTTTAAGTTGGGTGGTGGCTTACCCGGCTGCGCTGATTTTCACCCCTATGACCGCCAACTTACTGATGCAACATACGGCATTAACCGGTGTGATTGTTTATTTTGTCGCAGGCGCTGGGATTTTTTTACTGGTTAGTTTTGTTGTGTCCTTGTTGCTGACAGGCATTGGAAAATTAATTCCGGACAACAAGATCACCAACACTGGATCTAAAATTGGCGGCGCAGGTGTCGGGGTACTTGTTGGCGCCCTGACAGGTTTGTTAGCTGTTTACCTGTTGGGTTTATTATTACCCGCCGGTTTGCCAGCAACACAGTCAGCTCTCCATACAAAACCGCCTGCTGAAGCGATAAATACCAATCCCGCTGCGAATAGTTCGCCAGGAACCGCCGTGCCCGCGCTACGCGATTTGCAGCAAGCCAATGACAGTTTTATTGAAGCCAGCGCAAAAAAACTCATGGGCACTGCCGCCGCAACACTGGTTGATCTGGCAGTGGAGGACAAAACCGCCAGCCAAGTCGCCAAAGCTTTTGTACAAGACCCGCAGGCTATGCTCGGGCATGTGCAGCAAATGAGCCATAGCGGTCAGATGCAAAGTCTTCTCGCCGATGAAAATGTTCAATCGCTATTAACAACAGGTGACACTCAGGCGTTAACACGCAACCCTGAGTTTAAAGCCTTAATTGAAAACCCGAGTATGCAAGCGCTCATGGCGCAATCCGATGTCAGTAGCGATGCAGGCACGCAAGCCGCTGCCGAAAAAATGGTGTATGCCTGGAACCGGGTACAAATGCTCAAGCATGACCCGCGAGTGATTGCGATTGTGACTGATCCGGAATTCCAGCAACAACTGAATGCCACCAATAAATTGCCGTTGATGATGAACCCAAAACTCAATCAGCTTACGCAGATTATTTTTAGCCAGGAGACAATCGCCGCTAACGGCATGAGTGGCTATGAGGTGGTGGATCAAACGCAATACCAACCTGCTGATAGCAAGGGAGAAGATAACACCGACACACCCACCCGTATTTATCGTTGGACCGATGAAAATGGGCAGGTGCATTTTTCTGACCAGCCGGCAGCACCGGCAGAAAAACAACCTTAA
- the lpxL gene encoding LpxL/LpxP family Kdo(2)-lipid IV(A) lauroyl/palmitoleoyl acyltransferase has translation MASPQFNRALLAPRHWPTWIGFGFWFLIAQLPYSWQMALARRLAPLLRLNKKRLNMARTNLQLCFPQKNEQEIEQLLADNLQSTTMAIFETGIGFFWAKSRLRKLFSITGLEHIEQAKAEGQGALLLSLHFTTLDIGSAMLGVCVNYDGMYSPHKNKVFDYVQKVRREAYVKEGIAISRDNVRAMVGQLRKGRMIWYAPDRDLGAKVSVFVPFFGVPAATVTATAQFARMGRAKIIPFSQYRRADDSGYDVVIHAPFENYPTGDELADARRVNEFVEQEILKAPEQYLWAQPRFKTRPEGEAKIY, from the coding sequence ATGGCTTCACCGCAATTTAACCGTGCCTTACTTGCTCCGCGTCACTGGCCTACCTGGATTGGTTTCGGGTTTTGGTTTTTGATTGCGCAATTACCTTATTCCTGGCAGATGGCGTTAGCTCGCCGTTTGGCGCCATTGCTGCGCTTGAATAAAAAGCGCCTGAACATGGCGCGCACAAACCTGCAGTTGTGTTTCCCGCAAAAAAATGAGCAGGAGATCGAGCAGTTACTGGCTGACAATTTACAGTCCACGACCATGGCCATTTTTGAAACCGGGATTGGTTTTTTCTGGGCCAAATCGCGCTTGCGCAAACTTTTTAGCATTACCGGCCTGGAACATATTGAACAGGCAAAAGCCGAAGGGCAGGGAGCATTACTCCTCAGTTTGCATTTCACCACCCTGGATATCGGCAGCGCCATGCTCGGTGTTTGCGTGAACTACGATGGCATGTACAGCCCACATAAAAACAAAGTATTTGATTACGTACAAAAAGTGCGCCGTGAAGCTTATGTCAAAGAGGGCATTGCCATCAGTCGCGATAATGTTCGCGCCATGGTTGGGCAACTGCGCAAAGGGCGCATGATTTGGTACGCACCGGATCGCGACCTGGGAGCAAAAGTATCGGTATTTGTGCCATTTTTTGGTGTGCCTGCCGCCACAGTGACAGCCACGGCGCAATTTGCCCGAATGGGGCGCGCCAAAATTATTCCCTTTTCGCAATATCGCCGCGCTGATGATAGTGGCTATGATGTGGTGATTCATGCTCCGTTTGAGAATTACCCCACGGGTGATGAACTTGCAGATGCGCGCCGCGTTAATGAATTTGTCGAGCAAGAAATTTTAAAAGCACCGGAACAATATTTGTGGGCTCAGCCGCGTTTTAAAACACGGCCAGAGGGCGAAGCAAAAATTTATTAA
- a CDS encoding YdiY family protein, with protein sequence MYKLTTAFVLTAFATASFAEDTKKPWDVEVDIGAISTSGNTDTASLQFKVDAKQNLEKWENQYIFNSLFKQDSVKQDDNSSRKEKTAEKYFGSAKFAYLLGVEESYLFGFGSYTEDKFGAYRSYTTVALGYGNWLYYSPTFNWFIEAGPGYFEGEKVNQSSDPLVPDSISEESGAILRAATALEWKISANATFKQLISVESGSDNTRTQTETSLATSISERMKMKVGLTVANDTDVAPGKEKTDTTTFINLVYSF encoded by the coding sequence ATGTATAAATTAACCACCGCGTTTGTTCTCACCGCATTTGCCACTGCCAGTTTTGCCGAGGATACGAAAAAGCCTTGGGACGTTGAAGTCGATATCGGCGCTATCTCCACCTCCGGTAATACCGATACCGCCAGCCTGCAATTCAAGGTGGATGCCAAGCAAAATCTGGAGAAATGGGAGAATCAATACATATTTAATTCGCTGTTTAAACAGGACAGTGTGAAGCAGGACGATAACAGCAGCCGCAAGGAAAAAACGGCAGAGAAGTATTTTGGTTCAGCCAAGTTTGCCTATTTATTGGGTGTAGAAGAGTCCTACCTATTTGGTTTTGGCTCTTACACAGAAGATAAGTTTGGTGCTTACCGCTCTTACACCACTGTGGCGCTGGGTTATGGTAACTGGTTGTACTACAGCCCGACATTTAACTGGTTTATCGAAGCGGGTCCAGGTTATTTTGAAGGCGAAAAGGTCAATCAAAGTTCAGATCCTTTGGTGCCGGATAGCATTTCAGAAGAGAGCGGTGCGATTTTGCGTGCGGCCACAGCGCTGGAGTGGAAGATCAGTGCAAACGCTACCTTCAAGCAATTGATCAGTGTTGAATCCGGTTCGGACAATACCCGTACCCAAACTGAAACATCGCTGGCTACCAGTATTAGCGAGCGCATGAAAATGAAAGTGGGTTTAACTGTAGCCAACGACACCGATGTTGCACCTGGCAAGGAAAAAACAGATACCACGACCTTTATCAATTTGGTGTACAGCTTTTAA
- a CDS encoding DUF2789 domain-containing protein — protein MFYTLNDLFAKLGLPNSPAAIEAFIEKHRPLPQAEPLASATFWTAEQAAFLREARQEYSDWAEVVDELNCLLRD, from the coding sequence ATGTTCTACACGCTGAATGATCTTTTTGCCAAATTAGGTCTACCCAACTCTCCCGCCGCGATAGAGGCTTTTATTGAAAAGCATCGCCCGCTACCGCAAGCCGAACCCTTGGCTAGCGCTACCTTCTGGACTGCTGAACAAGCGGCATTCCTGCGTGAGGCCCGACAGGAGTACTCCGACTGGGCTGAGGTTGTGGATGAGCTTAATTGCTTGTTACGCGACTGA